GTATAAAGACAGTATCAACCACAAACAACAGTCAGGGGCAAACGGTGAACTAAAGTCTCTGAGCAACAGACTACAAAATTCCAGCAAGCAGCTTGAAATGGAGTGTTTGAACCATCACACACAGTGCACAGCCAGTCATGACACACTAGCTGAGAATGGACCGTCTAAATTCTAAATACAGACAAAATTCACTATAATAAGTTATTGAGCTGCATGAGCGCATGATTATGACGAAACCAGGTAGTATTTATAACGTGCATACAACCAATCAAAGTAGATCTGTTCTTCAGAAATATAACAATTAAACAAACACATGCTATCTCATGTGTTTCTAGAGAATGGCGTCCGTTTCTCCCAGCAAGGCTTTCTTCTGGTTGTCCTTCTTTATACGATGGAAAGCGATGATCAGGACCAGGGCTAGGGAGGAAGTGACATCACCCGTCAATAACAGTCAAAACATATTATCGgaaacccagaactaaaatcCTGCATAATTGCGTTAGATACTCGATTAGTCTGTCCGTGAGAGATTAGTCAAAAAGAACAAGAAAAACTATCAACAACAATACAATGTTTTATGCTACAGTTAGGTCTTAGTTCCTCGATTGTACCACTCCGCCCTCTTCCCTTAAAGTGCAGTGCATAGCAACAACAGCAGTGAACACCTGTTACTCACCGATGAATCCGACAGTTCCAGCCAGGATTCCGATGGTGGTGGGCATTCCTAACACCCCTGCATGAACGCCCGGCTCGGTGAAACAGTATCCCAACTCTGTGCAGTTACACACTCGCACTGTAGGGAGAACACACACATCAGACACCCACTCACAGCTACATAGTCTTGTGTGTGATGGGTGCTATCACACACAGCTGGCTGCAACCACTCACCCTCAAACTTCTGTGTGATGCCCATGCCAGCGTTGTCTTTGATGTTGATGGGGATTAGGAAGGTTTTGTCCTCGCTGGGAGATTTCTTCAGGGTCAGTTTAGCAGACGTCCCTACAGGAAACCAAGGGAAGAGACACAATCCCACATCAGCACGGGATCACATTAATAGACAGGATCTCTAGGAGATGTAGTCTTGTCTAACAAATGTGTACCGTCCACAGCGCTTAGGTCCCAGTTGGGGGACTTCTTGCCCTGGGCCAGACTGAATGTGAAAGGTGCTCCGAAGGGGTCTGCGTCCGCGTCCAGGGCCGACAGGACTATAGGCTGGGGCTTCTTCACACAGATGAAGGCCTGGTTCTCTGTCAGCTTGGGGACATTGTCATTCACATCCAGCAGCCTAACGGACACCTGGCGCTCTGAGGACAGCTCTGGATTGGCTGGGGGTGGAGAGATATTATTCATTATGGATATTCTCTAACCTGGACTCAAACTGGCAGTGAGTGGGTCAAAAAAGTATCCGAAATATACATATGTGTGTTCGTCACCTTTCTCGAAGGCGACAACAGTAAAGTGGAAGGCCTCCaccgtctctctgtccagcaCAGCTTTATTCTTTATCTTTATCTCTCCAGTAGCAGGATCAATCTCCAACCAACCCTTAGTGTCTCCCTCCATCTTGAACCtataatacacacacagttaGAGCACAAAATATACACTGTCAgagccataacacacacacaacatcagtCCCTCTCATAATGTGATTACAGTATCTCTTTTCCCTCTGGGTCCTTGGCATCTATTTTGAGCAGCGTAGCTCCCTCCTTGGTGTCCTCTGGCACCGTGACATCCAGAATGTCCATGTCAAACACTGGAGCCTCATCAACGTCACTGATCTCCACCGAGACCACGGCGGACGACTCAGCGCCATACTCGAGACCGCTCACCAGCGGCTCTGGGTTACGAGCATCAATCTGTAGCTTATAGGAGGAAGCAGTCTCATAGTTCAGAGgctggagaaagagggggaaggagggagagaggggagggaggaagagagaagggggacgAAGGGAGATCgaggggggatgaagggagagagagggggaggaagggagagagagggggaggaagggaggggagaggggagaggaagggagagtggggagaggaagggagagtggggagaggaagggagggtaaaggaagggaaagagagggggaggggaagggggagggaggcagatggggaggaagggagagagaggtctgtgAGCATTCTGGAGCAAAATGGAAGCGTTTTTGTGGGTTTGTTTCAGTCTGCTGGTGGACGTTTCCTTTAATACTCAATACAACCATAGATATAGGATCAGCTTATCATCTTTATCATCACCTATCAAAATCTGACCTTTCGTAGGCGTCTTCCAGTATGAAGTTACCTTAGCAACAACAAGCCTGCCCTCCCCATTGTCGTCTGTCTCCATGGCGAAAACTCCATCTTCGTTGCCAGCGGTTATGTGGAACTCGATGTGGGAGCTTCCTGTTCCAGGGTCGTCAGCATCTGTGGCTTTCACTGTCAGGAGGGTGTGGCCTAGAGCTGTGTCTTCAGACAGGTTGTGACTaccatactacagagagacagagagagagggagagagacagagggagagagagagaaacagagagacagagagggagtgagagagagagagagacagagagagaaacagagagacagagagagagagagagacagggagagagagagacagagagagacagagatagagagagacggagagagagagggagagagagggataggaagggagagagagagacagagagagggagtgataaagtgaacgagaaagagagacaaagagagagagtattaAAGGTCACAGGTCAACAACCCATACCAACTAAAGCATCTATGAAACtcaggtgtgtgtctcaggtatGTCTCACGTCATTCATCTCGAAGATGGGCAGCTCATTGTTGATGTCGATAACCTTGATGAGGACCTTACATTCTGTGCTGAAAACTGACGAAGACACACAACAGTATGTGAGGGCCCATTGAAGCAAACACGTGTCTGTGCTGTTCAAACTTTTAGACAaaggtcaagtgtgtgtgtgcatgtacctGGGTCGTTTACTCTGACAGTGAGGTGGTACTCTGTTGCATCTCTGCGTTGGAGCATCTGCTTGGCCTGGATGCGGCCGCTGATGCCATCGATGGTAAAGACGGAGGAAGGGGTTTGGGTCACCAACGAATAGGAGAGCAGTGCGTTGGGTGTGTTGTCATCATCAGCATCATGCACCATCAGATGTCCGACTGTGCTGCCTGGAACCCAGAGGAACCAATCATACAAGTTATATGAGTTACTATTAGAATGTTTCAGCTCTGAACACACATACCTTTAATATAacaacacagtcctaacaccagcctcaacacagtcctaacaccagtctcaacacagtcctaacaccagtctcaacacagtcctaacaccagtctcaacacagtcctgacaccagtctcaacacagtcctaacaccagcctcaacacagtcctgacaccagtctcaacacagtcctaacaccagcctcaacacagtcctaacaccagcctcaacacagtcctaaccccagcctcaacacagtcctaacaccagcctcaacacagtcctaacaccagcctcaacacagtcctaacaccagcctcaacacagtcctaacaacagtctcaacacagtcctaacaccagcctcaacacagtcctaacaccagcctcaacacagtcctaacatcagcctcaacacagtcctaacaccagcctcaacacagtcctaacaccagcctcaacacagtcctaacatcagcctcaacacagtcctaacaccagcctcaacacagtcctaacaccagtctcaacacagtcctaacatcagcctcaacacagtcctaacGTCAGTCAtaacacagtcctaacaccagcctcaacacagtcctaacaccagtctcaacacagtcctaacatcagtcacaacacagtcctaacaccagtcccaacacagtcctaacaccagccccaacacagtcctaacatcagtcacaacacagtcctaacatcagtcacaacacagtcctaacaccagtctcaacacagtcctaacaccagcctcaacacagtcctaacaccagtctcaacacagtcctaacaccagcctcaacacagtcctaacaccagtctcaacacagtcctaacaccagccacaacacagtcctaacaccagtcacaacacagtcctaacaccagccacaacacagtcctaacatcagtctcaacacagtcctaacatcagtcacaacacagtcctaacatcagtcacaacacagtcctaacaccagtctcaatacagtcctaacaccagtctcaacacagtcctaacatcagtctcaacacagtcctaacaccagtcacaacacagtcctaacaccagtctcaacacagtcctaacaccagtctcaacacagtcctaacatcagtctcaacacagtcctaacaccagtcacaacacagtcctaacaccagtctcaacacagtcctaacatcagtctcaacacagtcctaacaccagtctcaacacagtcctaacaccagtctcaacacagtcctaacatcagtctcaacacagtcctaacaccagcctcaacacagtcctaacatcagtcacaacacagtcctaacaccagtcacaacacagtcctaacatcagtctcaacacagtcctaacaccagtcacaacacagtcctaacatcagtctcaacacagtcctaacaccagtctcaacacagtcctaacaccagtctcaacacagtcctaacaccagcctcaacacagtcctaacaccagtctcaacacagtcctaacaccagcctcaacacagtcctaacatcagtctcaacacagtcctaacaccagtctcaacacagtcctaacaccagtctcaacacagtcctaacaccagtctcaacacagtcctaacaccagcctcaacacagtcctaacaccagtctcaacacagtcctaacaccagcctcaacacagtcctaacaccagtcacgacacagtcctaacaccagtctcaacacagtcctaacaccagcctcaacacagtcccaacaccagtctcaacacagtcctaacaccagtctcaacacagtcctaacaccagcctcaacacagtcctaacaccagtctcaacacagtcctaacaccagcctcaacacagtcctaacaccagtctcaacacagtcctaacaccagcctcaacacagtcctaacaccagcctcaacacagtcctaacaccagcctcaacacagtcctaacaccagcctcaacacagtcctaacaccagcctcaacacagtcctaacaccagtctcaacacagtcctaacaccagtctcaacacagtcctaacaccagcctcaacacagtcctaacaccagcctcaacacagtcccaacaccagtctcaacacagtcctaacatcagtctcaacacagtcctaacaccagtctcaacacagtcctaacaccagtctcaacacagtcctaacaccagtctcaacacagtcctaacaccagcctcaacacagtcctaacaccagtctcaacacagtcctaacatcagtctcaacacagtcctaacaccagtctcaacacagtcctaacatcagcctcaacacagtcctaacaccagcctcaacacagtcctaacaccagtctcaacacagtcctaacaccagcctcaacacagtcctaacaccagtcacaacacagtcctaacaccagtctcaacacagtcctaacaccagcctcaacacagtcccaacaccagtctcaacacagtcctaacaccagcctcaacacagtcctaacatcagtctcaacacagtcctaacaccagtctcaacacagtcctaacaccagtctcaacacagtcctaacaccagcctcaacacagtcctaacaccagcctcaacacagtcctaacaccagtctcaacacagtcctaacaccagcctcaacacagtcctaacaccagtctcaacacagtcctaacatcagtctcaacacagtcctaacaccagtctcaacacagtcctaacaccagtctcaacacagtcctgacaccagtctcaacacagtcctaacaccagTCACAACACAGTCCTGACACCAGTcacaacacagtcctaacaccagtctcaacacagtcctaacaccagtctcaacacagtcctaacaccagcctcaacacagtcctaacaccagcctcaacacagtcccaacaccagtctcaacacagtcctaacaccagcctcaacacagtcctaacaccagtctcaacacagtcctaacaccagcctcaacacagtcctaacaccagtctcaacacagtcctaacaccagcctcaacacagtcctaacaccagcctcaacacagtcctaacaccagcctcaacacagtcctaacaccagcctcaacacagtcctaacaccagcctcaacacagtcctaacaccagcctcaacacagtcctaacatCAAAGTCACAAGATACGAGACTCTTCACACATTTATGGAATGCACATCAGGGTCAATGAAATGTAAAagtaagtatgtggacacctgctcgtcaaacatctcattccaaaattatgggcattaatatcgagttggtcccccctttactCCTATGGcttaaatagccaaatccactaatttaaagggTTGTCCATATACTTCTGGCTGTGTAGTGAATCACACATCTCCaacctatcacacacacacacacacacatccagtagTTAGTTACCTGTGGGTTCGTTCTCCTGCACTTCAAACACACTGAGTTCCTCCTCACAGATTGGAGCGTTATCATTCACATCGTCCACCACCACCTGCACTTCCAGGGGAGGGTCTACCTGGTTACCATAGCTATCCTCAGCAAACACCACCAGGATGTActggaacacacaaacacacatttattttttattttttaattcacATTTATTTTCATGTGAACTATCCAGTGTTGGACAGTACTCCATTAAATAATGCTGCCCTGGGACCAGAGTGTTAGATAGTGATTGTGATGAGGAGGACTCGCTGGTTACCATGGCCTTGTCCTCTCTGTCCAGCTCCTCAGTCAGCAGAATGTCTCCTTCCTCCGTGACATTGAAGGGGAACGTCAGCTCCCGTTCTTTCTGTACCAGCCTGTAGAAGGCACTGGGATCATTAGACTGGACCTGCAGGGAgacatcagacagtcagtcagtcagtcagtcagtcagtcagtcagtcagtcagtcagtcagtcagtcagtcagtcagacagacagacagacagacagacagacagacagacagacagacagacagacagacagacagacagacagacagacagacagacagacagacagacagacagacagacagacagacagacagacagacagacagacagacagacagacagacagacagacagacagacagacagacagacagacagacagacagacagacagacagacagacagacagacagacagacagacagacagacagacagacagacagacagacagacagacagacagacagacagacagacagacagacagacagacagacagacagacagacagacagacagacagacagacagacagacagacagacagacagacagacagacagacagacagacagacagacagacagacagacagacagacagacagacagacagacagacagacagacagacagacagacagacagacagacagacagacagacagacagacagacagacagacagacagacagacagacagacagacagacagacagacagacagacagacagacagacagacagacagacagacagacagacagacagacagacagacagacagacagacagacagacagacagacagacagacagacagacagacagacagacagacagacagacagacagacagacagacagacagacagacagacagacagacagacagacagacagacagacagacagacagacagacagacagacagacagacagacagacagacagacagacagacagacagacagacagacagacagacagacagacagacagacagacagacagacagacagacagacagacagacagacagacagacagacagacagacagacagacagacagacagacagacagacagacagacagacagacagacagacagacagacagacagacagacagacagacagacagacagacagacagacagacagacagacagacagacagacagacagacagacagacagacagacagacagacagacagacagacagacagacagacagacagacagacagacagacagacagacagacagacagacagacagacagacagacagacagacagacagacagacagacagacagacagacagacagacagacagacagacagacagacagacagacagacagacagacagacagacagacagacagacagacagacagacatagatacatagatacatagatacatagatagagtggggcaaaaaagtatttagtcagacaccaattgtgcaagttatcccacttaaaaatatgagaaaggcctgtaattttcatcataggtacacttcaactatgatagacaaaatgagagaaaaaaaatccagaaaatcacattgtaggatttttaatgaatttatttgcaaattatggtggaaaataaatgatttggtcaataacaaaagtttatttcaatattttgttatataccctttgttggcaatgacagaggtcaaacgttttctctaagtcttcacaaggtttccacacactggtgctggtattttggcccattgctgggcaacacggactttcaactccctccaaagattttctatggggttgagatctggagactggctaggacactccaggaccttgatttcttcaaaccaagctgcttacctattgcagatttagtcttcccagcctggtgcaggtctacaattttgtttctggtgtcctttgacagatctttggtctt
The window above is part of the Oncorhynchus masou masou isolate Uvic2021 chromosome 30, UVic_Omas_1.1, whole genome shotgun sequence genome. Proteins encoded here:
- the LOC135521716 gene encoding cadherin-17-like, coding for MAHPTMHLLLLSLLIATAAGKGLEKGPLENKVLDVPEGTPVPYALYRFQASQPEVDGFRLTGETEGKISISEDGWLYLEQTLDWAHTQTHTLELEALVGSEPVEGPVIITINVLDVNNHAPSFNQTDYIGIVKERTPAGVPFARVFATDLDDPESPNAHLSYTLVSQIPNRDNTLFFQINSNTGEISTTAEGERLLKARESVIHSRGGNFSDSLKKRFDDYCTPTGDIPYELNPFYSCVQRAESRRLNPLEDPDFTLIVRVEDMGGESVNALNGNARVKIVVQENLWVNPGPINLREQLKRIYPMPIGKVQSNDPSAFYRLVQKERELTFPFNVTEEGDILLTEELDREDKAMYILVVFAEDSYGNQVDPPLEVQVVVDDVNDNAPICEEELSVFEVQENEPTGSTVGHLMVHDADDDNTPNALLSYSLVTQTPSSVFTIDGISGRIQAKQMLQRRDATEYHLTVRVNDPVFSTECKVLIKVIDINNELPIFEMNDYGSHNLSEDTALGHTLLTVKATDADDPGTGSSHIEFHITAGNEDGVFAMETDDNGEGRLVVAKPLNYETASSYKLQIDARNPEPLVSGLEYGAESSAVVSVEISDVDEAPVFDMDILDVTVPEDTKEGATLLKIDAKDPEGKEILFKMEGDTKGWLEIDPATGEIKIKNKAVLDRETVEAFHFTVVAFEKANPELSSERQVSVRLLDVNDNVPKLTENQAFICVKKPQPIVLSALDADADPFGAPFTFSLAQGKKSPNWDLSAVDGTSAKLTLKKSPSEDKTFLIPINIKDNAGMGITQKFEVRVCNCTELGYCFTEPGVHAGVLGMPTTIGILAGTVGFIALVLIIAFHRIKKDNQKKALLGETDAIL